A genomic region of Xanthomonas fragariae contains the following coding sequences:
- a CDS encoding transporter produces the protein MALVAAMLALCVVSQQAAAQSEDALAFDRPGIPFAADVLQPGAFAWEQGLPDASTDRSDGQRTTQYTADTLLRLGVFQNVELQVGSDSYNWQYGAARVRSGGDSHVGLKVALPSRSDSFHWAALVSYSVPTGSPAFSNGYARELGVTASWDLAQERALAVYVNYARNDDGHNWTFSPNYTFFSGEHFSSYVEAGFDTDSEHSRVAGAGGAWQLPHAMQLDVSVLRGLTSESPEWQGGIGLSIAFQ, from the coding sequence ATGGCGTTGGTCGCAGCCATGCTCGCGTTGTGCGTCGTGAGTCAGCAGGCGGCTGCGCAGTCGGAAGACGCGCTGGCGTTCGATCGCCCCGGCATTCCGTTTGCCGCCGACGTTCTGCAGCCTGGCGCGTTTGCCTGGGAGCAAGGCTTGCCGGACGCGAGCACCGATCGCAGCGACGGGCAGCGGACCACCCAATACACCGCCGATACGTTGCTGCGTCTGGGCGTGTTCCAGAACGTCGAGCTGCAGGTAGGGAGCGATAGCTACAATTGGCAGTACGGTGCTGCGCGTGTACGCAGCGGTGGCGACAGCCATGTCGGACTGAAGGTGGCATTGCCATCGCGCTCGGACAGTTTCCATTGGGCCGCGCTCGTCAGCTACAGCGTGCCGACCGGCAGCCCGGCTTTCAGCAATGGCTACGCGCGCGAACTTGGCGTGACCGCATCCTGGGATCTTGCGCAGGAGCGCGCGTTGGCGGTGTACGTCAACTATGCACGCAACGATGACGGCCACAACTGGACGTTTTCGCCCAACTACACGTTCTTTTCCGGCGAGCATTTCAGCAGCTATGTAGAAGCGGGCTTTGACACCGATAGCGAGCATTCGCGCGTCGCTGGCGCTGGCGGCGCGTGGCAGCTTCCGCATGCGATGCAACTGGATGTTTCGGTGTTGCGCGGACTGACATCGGAAAGTCCCGAGTGGCAAGGTGGTATTGGGTTGTCTATCGCGTTTCAGTGA